A window of Opisthocomus hoazin isolate bOpiHoa1 chromosome 11, bOpiHoa1.hap1, whole genome shotgun sequence genomic DNA:
CCGGACCGAGATGGTTTCCTGCCCGTTGCTGTGGCTCCTGCAGCAGCGACGCCGGCACAAAGCCGGTTTCAGGGTGGGGGTTCTAAGGGACCCCATCAGAACAGGAGATGCGTGGCGGTGCCGGCACCATTCaactttcccagccgtgctccgagCAAGGCTccagcgctggggctgctggcttgggATGAGGTGGGGGATTCGCCCCAAGGCACAGCAGGCCACCAGTAAACCCTGTGGAGATGCTGGTGGGCAGGGGGCCAAGCCCTGGGTGCTAACATTACATCAGctaaggggggggggtgtgtgcgtgtgtgtgtgtgatcatCCCTGTGAGATGGCAGATGACAAACACCCGAGAAACTCATCTGCTTTCTCACAGCGCGGTGCTCGTGCTAACCACATCCTCTGCTCTAACGACCGTGGCCAAAAGATAAGAGGTGGCACGGAGGCCTCCtcgccccctgccctcccctggctcATGCGCCTCGGCCGCAGGAGGCTTGGCCCTTCTGGTAACCATAACCTTATCGGCTCTTTTTTGGGGGTTTACTGGGATTTCTGTTGTTGCAGAGGGGCAAAAGGGACACACACCCCTCTCCCTGGGTgcgagggaggggaggaagcagcTCAGCATCTTCAGCCAGGAGAAAGCAAGCAGGAGCCGAGCAGCGGTGGGGCACATAAGGAGGTTTATTAGGGAAGGCTGCCTGGGGGGAAGGTGGGAGAGAAGGCGagcccgggcagcgctgcccggggctgggaggaaggagaaggggtcTTTGCCAGCTTCTCCTCTCCAGCCGCTCGGCTGCACGCTGGGGGAACCCCCGCCTCACCGAGCCACGGGCCAGATGCCGGTCACTGCTTCTCTTCGGGATCCTCCGCTCCCCTCGGCGCCCCGGCCATCAGGTTGCAGGCAGCCTTGTGCTTCGGCCAGTGCTGGACCTGGCACGCCCTGCGGAGGGGAAGGCTgcggggctctgctgcaaggtgGGGCACCCACAGCTCGAGCAGGACACAGCGGGACCACGTCCATCCTGGGAGCGAAGCAGTGACAAGGACAAACCCCAGCACCACGCTGCTCCGGGCGCTGGAGGATGGCCAAGCATCACCCAACAGGGAGGCGGACGCGGCCCCCAGCTCTGGGGGCTAAGAGGGTTTAAAGACCCTATCACCAGACCTCGCCAGATGGTTTAGCGCCGGAGAAGATCTAATTTACTGCCACCGTCCCAgctgctgcatcccagcctgtCACCCACAGCCACACAGCCACAGGCGCTTTTcttccccccgctgcccccccaagGTGCCAGGGAAGGAGACAGTGTCACCGCAGGAAACCCAGCCCCGTCGCTGCTGCGGGTGTGGGCACAGGCAGCTCAGCACCCGCCAGCAGCGACACAACAGTCACTGGCGTCTCCTCCACCAGCGTCCCGGCACACCAGCCCCACCGTAAGATTTGGAGCGGCAAGCGGAGAGCCAGCAGTGCTGGGACCCACGGCTTCCCTCAGccctcccacagcatcctccagtgaggcctggggtgctggggggagcagggggcaccggggggctgcgggggacgTCAGGGGGTGGCAGGGCTCCCTTACCGTGCGCAGTACCACTCGTTCCGGCAGCGAGAGCACCGCTTGGCCGCCTCCGCGCCGCACACCCTGCAGCGGGGCTTGTCAGGGGCCAGAGCCTCCATCATGTCCAGGCTGTAGGTCTGCACCCACCTGCGGTGGGCAGGAATGGGGTGAGGCTGCTCGCAGGGAGCTGCCGACATGCAGCGAGCTGTCCCCGCTGCACCCAGCCCTCCGTCCTCCCAGTGCCGAGCTCCAGCCCCTGCCGACGGGGACACTGGCTCCACTGGGCACCTTCTGTGCACGTGCCAGGGCATCACCTGCGTGCctggagctccagctcctcctcggtGGGGCTGAAGACATGCTTCACCTGGTGCTTGGCGATGGCCTCCCACTTCCCCGCATTTTTCTTGAAGACGTGGTCCCAGATGACGGGAACCTGGCAGGAGAGGCAGCACGGGAGGAAGGGGTGCTCACAGCCGGACTGGGCGCACCGTGGCACAGCGGCATTCGGGGACGGGGCTGCGGCCAGCCCTGGGCGGGAGGAGCGCGGCCCCCCGGGAGGGCGAGTGGAGGCAGCACACGCAGAGGGGAAGGCGCAGGGGGTCGGGGTCTGCTTTGGGGTACAGGGAGGGGATGGATCCGCGTGCCAGCGAGCATTCAAGTGAAACAAGGCAAAACCTTCGGGCTCCAGTCAGGAGCCAGAGCTCAGCCCGGAGGCCCAGGCTCCCAAACAGCAAGCCCCGGGATCTCAGCGCCTGGCGTGCCGGCAGCGGCGTGAACCCCGTGCTCCGGAGCCGTTTGCCTGAGCAGATTTTTCCACTCGTCACTTCCCCGAAGACGAACACCCGGGGAAGGGCTGGCCGGCGCAAAAGGGAAAGCGCCAGCCAAGAGCGGCGCGTGGAGTTTGGGCTCTGGAGAGGACGACGCTGCTTCAAACAGCGCTGCCTTCTCCAGCAGAGTAAAAATAGCCAGGCTGGAAGGGGAGGAGGCTGCTCTGGGAGCAGCCGAATGGAAAAACGCCTTTTCGAAGTTTGGCTCGGCGACAAGGAGCGAGTTCACTGCTTTCTGGGCAGAGCGGGGAGCCCATGTGTGTGCTTCCAGCTGGCTCCCCCTGCTCGCCCaccgggctcagccccagcccctggcagaggcaggagcagcgACGGCACAAAAGCAGAGCTACAGAGATGGGCAGCAGCCCGGGCGAGGGCTGGACGAGGTCCCCAGCGCggcagctgcctgtccctgccccagcgaCGCGCTGGCACTTGAGGCACGTGGCGCGAAGCCGCAGCCACCTCCGCCCTGCTGCCACGGCCAGCTCCAACCGCTCGCTGGCAGGTCTGCGGCcgtcccagccccagctcccggcACGGGCCGTGCCTGCGGCTCAGCCGCAGCCAGCTCCGCCGGGGGACATCACCCTCCGGCCGGGCCACGCAGCCAGCGGCGCCGAGGGCAGCGTGCTCCCCTCCGTGCTGCCCGACCTGCCCACCTGCTGCGGGAAGCGGCGCGGAGCCTCCCCGCAGCTCCAGCGCTGGGAAGAGCCTCTTCTCAGCGGCCTCGCTGCAGACCTGCCCACACACACGGTTTCTCCCCCCCAGCTCACAAGACACACTTTTCTCTGGTGGTTGCCACTGCACGGATTAAACCCCCAAGGACCCCTGGCTGTTTGAAGACCCTCGGGGCCCAACTCCCGAGCCCCAGACATCAGCTGGCACCAGTCTgactccagcccctgccatcaGACCCTGGTGTCCCTCTGTACACTGTgtgccaagcagccccgggccagggCTGTAAAGAGGGCTCttcactggggagcccagaatccAGCAGGAAAACACTGATAAATGTTAAATAAAGAGTTAATTGTCAAAACAAGCTGGCGGTTGTCTCTGTCCCAAGCAGCCACCACCCCAGGGACTCCGTGCAATCTGGAGATATAACTCAGCATCTATGTCTTTAGATGCAACTGCTTGGCCATGGGCTATAGAAGGACAAGGCTCTCGTGTCATCCACGGACAATTCTGCTGGCAATAATGTGTGTAACTGTGAAATGGGTGCTTGGCTGCTTCACCAGGGCACCACCTCTCCAGAGCTGAgctcaggagaaggaaaagggggTGGGGAGCTATCACACTGAAAGCAGAGCGGCTGGAGAGGTGGAGGAAGAGCCACAGGATACCTGCTCCAGGACAAGATCCTTTTTTGGGGGAGCCGGTTCTGTCACCGCAAGGTGGCTCAGAAATCTCTGCATCTCCACCAGGTTGGGCAGCTGGTCAACGAGGACGTCTGTCAGGAATGCACGGAGCTGCAGCCACGGAGGGGAAGAGCAGAGTGAATGGAGAGATGTCAAGACAAGGGAGCCAGAGCTGGGGAAGCAGCATGGCAGGAGCAGCGATCTGTGGGGCACCGGCAGAGCGACCCGCGGGGGTCCCACGAGGTGCACTCGCAAACACAAggtttgctgctgctggcagggtgaCAGACCCCGCTGCTCTCCCACCACTGGCTGCTAGCAGCCCACGGCAAGGATGGGGCGAGATGCCCAGAGGTGCCTAGCGCTGGCAAGGTCCTACTCCATGCTGCGGGGCCCATGGCCTTCGTGGTGCGGGGTCCTACCTTGAGGAGCTGGCTCTTGTTGAAACCATCGAAGTGGTATTTGCGCTGGCACTCGGGGCTGAGCAGGAGGTTGAGGAGGGCAAGCCACACCTGACCATCGAGTTTGGTCATCTTCACCTGGTCTTCAGGGGGCACCACGTGCCACGTGCCATTCtcaaacttcttcagcttgcCTGAGGGACAGAACGACACGCAGCTCCAGGGGGAGACAGCGCTGCCCGAGGGAGGACAGCCCAGCAGCGGGGATGCTGGCCTGCGCTCACAGCCTCACAGAGGCAAGACCTCTGCTTctgtctgcctcggtttccccaccCCTTTGCTCAGCGTAGCAGCCTTCTTGGTACGGATACAATATGTTAAGAGAGCATGAAAAGTATAAGGAATATGTATTAAAACAATAGGGCTGTGGCAGGAACTGAAAGATCCCTGCGATATCTCCCTCTGTGCTTGGCCAGGAGCGTAGGGCACTGGTGGGGGAGCCCATGCTGCAGCAACAGAGCAGCTGGAGAGACATGTTTTGGGGTATCAGCGTGGCCAATACCTGCTCTTCTGGAGGTTCTTCTGCCTAGGAAAGCCAGAAGTAGCACGAACGCAACAGAAGGGACAAAACAAGCTCCAGGAGCTACTGTGCTGCTCCAGGGCATGGAGCGGGATGTGACCCTGCATCTACGCAGCCTGGAAATGCCTTTGCACTCTTGTTTCTCTCCAGTGCCTCCCTCAGGGCCCTGGATCAAAGCTCCCTCTGACACCCTGAGCGCACAGGCGGAGAGCAGGGATGTGTTTCCTGtccgggggaaggagggaagctcCCACatccagccaggctcctctcggCAGGCGCAGAGCCATGCGCTTCCCAGCACCTCTTCCGCCCCTGCCCGTGCCGTGACCCCCGGGtgccgggctggggaggggtgtGGGTTCCCACGTCCCAGGCTGtgccccaccaccacccagaGGCAGGCAGCGGGGAAgctggggggtggcggggggataCGCCTGGCTGCATGGGTGTGGGAGGCAGGGCTGATGGCGCAGGCGATGGCCACAACCTGATCAGAGGCCTTTGGCTCGATGACCAGCAGCTTCAGGGAGTTTGCTGCCCAGGAGAGCCTGTGCCTGGCTCCCAGGAAGGTGCAGGGGCTCCTGCAGCAGACCCGTCAGGGGATGCAGGTCCCAGCACGCACCCCAGGCACCAGGGGCCACAATCCATACCTGCTTCGCGGCAGCTCCAGGGGCAATGCTCCACCAGCTGGACCAGGAGGCAGGGCAGGTTGTGGGTGCTCAGCATCCGCATCAGCGCGCTCAGAGGCAGGCTGGAGATATCACAGAAAGGGGACATAGTGCTTGCAGACAAATGCCAGAACAGATACAAACGCTCCCTGAGGCAACTGGGAGAGGCAAAAAAAGCCAGTGATCCGGGTTCCTCCAAGTACCAGGGAGCAGGGTGGAGTGCTGCTGCGTTTGCCCCCCGGGGCACAGTGCCGCTGCCAGCAGGGACACAGCCAGCTGCTGAAAGGGGCCCAGGCGCCTGCTGCGACCCCACGGCAGTCCCAGTCGGAGAGCTCGGCGCTcgtcctctgctgctgctgggcacctACCTCTCCACCTGATCGGTGATGAACCGCAGCATGGACAGGGCTTTCAGGGAAATCTCAAACTCCATCGTCTCCGCctgcttctgcagctcctgcagaggGACACACACAGCCCGGGAGCTTCAGGCCCCttttcccaggggctgcaggctggcagcctgTTGGCTGCACATCGGTAACCACAGACTGGGGAGGAAACCGCAGCCCTGCGACACAAACTCTGCTTCTCATCTCGACCGTGCCAGCGCTGCCTGTGCTTGCAGCCCACTGTTGCTCGTCCCTCATCTGCCTACCCCTTACAGATCacggggggctgccggcagcaGCGCCCAGCACAGGGACACCCCCTGAAAGAGGTCAGTCCCAGATGGCTCCTCTCTCCCCTTCTGGGATCATCTGAGGCCCACGAGATATGTGAGGctgagggagggggcagctgcaTGATCAGCAGAGgaactggaggaggaggaggagaaggagggggagaaactTGGCCCCGGCGCAGCTGCAGTCCTACATCCACTGCTCCTGGATCTGCCTCCCCCCTCCAGCTTGCGGAGTAGAATAGCTGGAGTATCTGCCTGCGGTTATCCCAGCCCGCAGCTGCGCCGCGCTCTCCAGCTACCCGgcctcctccccttcccaggcAGCGCGGACACCCCGCTCCTGCCCCACGCGCTCAGGCTAACAGCCTGACCACCCTCTGACTCGGCCTCTTCGGGGACCGTCGGGATGGCTAGGCTGAGAGGTGCCAAGTCCTTCTTGAGGCAGAGCTTCTCCTCTCCGCTCCCCGACGCTCCGCAGCTCACATCTTCGTGCGCAGAGCACTGACCTCAGCAACTCCTACTCCTCTAAAGCGCCACTGCAACAGTTCCCTTCCAAATTCCTGTGGTGAGCAGCCCTGCGCTCCCCGTGCTGGAGCCCCACACGCTACCAAGAAAGCTTTTTGGGCTCTTCCCctgcacctccctctccacactCCCTCCGTGAGACTGTTTCCTACAGCTCCTGCTGGCACCCAGACCTCATATCT
This region includes:
- the ZMYND10 gene encoding zinc finger MYND domain-containing protein 10, whose translation is MAAGPGPLPPAEAEALVRALRGTELRDAGEQGWLRQHECVEKLNMHAILSASTGQEQLLTELLVTYAKIPVLIGELISVEIWKHKIFPVLCRLEDFKPRSTFPIYVVLHHEASIINLLETVFFHKEICESAEDSILDLIDYCHRKLTLLAARSTNGQSVTSAEFRPEDLASPSSMQELQKQAETMEFEISLKALSMLRFITDQVESLPLSALMRMLSTHNLPCLLVQLVEHCPWSCREAGKLKKFENGTWHVVPPEDQVKMTKLDGQVWLALLNLLLSPECQRKYHFDGFNKSQLLKLRAFLTDVLVDQLPNLVEMQRFLSHLAVTEPAPPKKDLVLEQVPVIWDHVFKKNAGKWEAIAKHQVKHVFSPTEEELELQARRWVQTYSLDMMEALAPDKPRCRVCGAEAAKRCSRCRNEWYCARACQVQHWPKHKAACNLMAGAPRGAEDPEEKQ